The Streptomyces sp. V4I8 genome includes the window TGGAGGGCAGGTAGGTCAGACCGCCGTTACCGGCGTTCTCGTACGAGCCGATCACCAGGTCCGCCTTGCCGTCGCCGGTGACGTCGTCGAGCTTGACGTCGGCGCCGAAGAGGTCGTTCTTCTCGTCGTTGCCGGGGACGCCCGCGGTGCTCTGGGCGAGGCCCTGGACGCCGGCCATGGTGTCGATGCCGTTCGCGGAGCCGTACAGGACGGTGACCTGGCCGGTGTTGGCCGCGCCGTTGATGTCCTCGTTCGGGGAGGCGACGACGAGGTCCTGGTAACCGTCGCCGTTGATGTCACCGAGGTCGAGCTCCCAGCCGAAGCCGTCGCCCTTCTCCGAGGTGCCGGGGACGTTCCCGCTGTTCTGGGTGATGCCGGCGGTGCCGGCGGGACCGGAGGCGGAGCCGTACGTGATGTTCACCTTGCCGCCGTCGGCGGCGTCCGGGACGGGGGTGCCGTCCTCGATGGTGCTGTCCCAGCCGGCGCCGCTGACGATGTCGCCGTAGCCGTCGCCGTTGATGTCGCCGATCGCGGTGATGATGCCGGGCTTGAGGGCCTTGGCGGAGCCGGCGCTGAGGCCGCTCGCGGTACCCGGCACGTAGTAGTTGGTGTTCCAGCCGTAGTCGGTCTGGGTCTCGTACCCGTCGACGATGAGGTCGGTCCGCTTGTCGCCGTTGACGTCACCGGCGGTGAGGCTCATCGGGCCGTACGGGTAGTCGTTGGAGCCGTTCTGGATGGGCGGCTTGATGGTGTAGCGGCCGCCGGGAGTACCGGTGGAGCTGAAGCCGCCCTTGAAGACATGGATGGTGTTGGACGAGTTGCCGACGGCGAGGTCGGCCTTGCCGTCACCGTCGAAGTCGCCGGCCGCCAGGTCCTTGCCCCAGTAGTCGTGCGAGGACGGGGCCGGGTCCGCGACGGAGACGCCCTTGCCGGTGAGGCCGCTCGCCGAGCCCCACAGGACGGCGACACCACCGCCGTTGGTGTCGGTGCCGACCTTCTCCCACGGGGCGGAGACGGCGAGGTCGTCGTATCCGTCGCCGTTGAAGTCGGCGTACGCGGACTCGGCGCCGAAGCCGTCGCCCGCCTCGGCGGTGCCGGGGCTGCCGGTGGTGTTCTGGCTGATGGTGGTGCGCTTCGCGGACGATACGCCGGTGGCGGTGCCGTAGAGCACGACGATCTGACCGGCGCCCTGGTGTCCGCTCACATAGGCGCCGTGCGCGGAGGCGACGACGTCCCCGATCCCGTCGCCGTTGAAGTCGGCGTACGGGACCTGGGCGGAGTCGGCGGCGGTGGCCGACGTGGCCGTGGCCAGCGTGAGCAGCCCGCCCGTCAGCGCGGCCGCGGTGGCCGTCGCGAGGGCGAGTCGTGCCGGGCGGCGGAGGTGGTGCTTGTGCATGCGGTTCTCCTGCTGCATGCGGGGGATGCCTGGCCGGCATCCGCAGTCGGTGGGGTGCGACCTCGGGTGTTCTCCGGGAGTTGTCCTCGGGTTCACCCGTGGGGTCGGCGATCAGGAGACCCACGGTGGGGCGGAAGGGTTGTACGTGAGTTCGGGAAATTTTCGGGGCTGCGGAGGCTTCTGTTGAGGATGTGCGGGCGCTCAGTCGAGACAGAACTCGTTGCCCTCGACGTCCTGCATCACGATGCACGACTCGTTGTCCTCATCGGCAGGCAGTAGTCGCACGCGTACCGCGCCGAGCGCGACCAGTCGCGTGCATTCGGCCTCGAGCGTGGCCAGGCGCTCTTCCCCCACGAGTCCGGTGCCGGCCCGCACATCGAGGTGCACCCGGTTCTTGACGACCTTGCCTTCGGGAACGCGCTGGAAGAACAGCCGCGGGCCGACACCTGAGGGATCGGAGCAGGCGAACCACGCGCCCTGATCCTCAGGCGGCAGCGACCGATCGAAGTCGCCCCAAGTGGCGAACCCCTGGGGTGGCGGCGGCACGACGTACCCCAACACCTCGCACCAGAAGCGAGCGACGCGCTCGGGTTCCGCGCAGTCGAAGGTGACTTGGAACTGCTTGATCGATGACATCGGCGCACCATAGCAGGGGGCTGTGGCGCTCATCTCCCGTCAGAGACGGGCATGTTGACGGGCGAAGAAGGCCCTTCGGACAGGCCTTGGCGCACGCGCCCCGTGGCGGACGCGAAGCCCAGCCACGTGTGGCGGTTGCCCCACCAGCACCAGCCCACCTTCGGGGCGTCGCGCCGCTCGCGGCCGTCGCGTCCCGTGCCGTTGCTGATCCAGATCGCCGGGGTGCGGGCGTCCGGCGTGCCGTTCGCTTTCCGCAAGCGGGAGCCGATCGTCATGAAGCAGCGGTTGCGTTCGAGGGCCGCCGGCTGCTGGAGCACCCAGTGGATGCCCTCGGTGAGCAGCAGGGGTGTGCGGTCCTCCTTGGTCAGGGCCGGCAGGGCCTCTTCCGGGCTCCAGTTGGCCATACGGTCGCCGCGGTCGACGCCGGTGACGATGTAGAGGGGCGCGTCGGGCAACTCGACGGTGTCGGGGGCGAAGTCGTCGACGTCGGGCATGTCGACGACGACGAAGCCGGGCTTGTCGTCGCGACGGAGCAGCGGCGCGAGGGCGGACGCGGGGACGCGGTCCGGGTGGACGGCGAGCAGGGCGTTGCTGTTCCCGCTCTCACCGTCCCCACTCTCGGCGGCCTGCGCGAAAGCGCGCAGTTCGTCGGCGGGGAGCCCCGCGAGCTCGTGCACCCCGAGTGAGATCAGGTGCTCGGCCTGGGTGGCAAGCGGCGGGAGCGGGGGCAGGGTGGTGGCGTTGGACGACGTATCGGGCAAGGCACTCCTCGGCTCGCGGGGTGGTCGGCCTGAGGTCAACGAGGCGTCCGATCGGAATGTTCCCGCGCCGCGGTGGTGGTCGGGTCGGTTCAGGTCAGATAGAAGCCCGCGTCCTTTTCGGACGGTTCCAGGGGCGCGAACTGCCTCAGCTCGCCGCCTCGGATCATCCACAGCCGGAAGAACGACTCCTCCTGGTCCATGACGAGGAGCTGCACGATATTGGGCTCCCGCCACGGCGACTCGGCGACCCGCTGCCGGAGCGCATCAAGATCGCAATGGTTCAGAGCGCCTGCCCACACCCTGCATTCGACGCCGGAATGGTCCGGCTGTCCGCGCAGCGGGGCCTCGTCGCGCAGCCAGTCACTCAGGGCTTCGACGTGGGGCTGGTCGGCGCCATCGGCCGAGATCATCACATTGGCAACCCAGCTCATGACGTTCGTTGTACTTCCTCGTGAACCACCGCGCGAGCGCGTTTCGACCGGCCGCAAGTCGAGGGACGTCGGGTTCGTGTGGATTCTGTGACCCCCGAGCGGTCTTTTTACCCTTCCATGGCATGATCGGGCCCACTCGGCTGTCGGCCGCCGACGGGTCTTTTGCCGATGCGGCCGCGAAGTGCGAACGGGGAGGATCCATGGGGGGCCACTTCAAAACCGATATTGATCAGCTTGCCGCGTTCACGAAGGACCTCAACAGCGCCCACGACTCCCTTGAGCAGGTGCGGACCGCTCTCCAGCACGTGCGGTCCGACCAGATCGGGACACCGGAGCTGGACGAGGCGTGCGACGCGTTCCAGGAGCGCTGGAAGTACGGCAACGAGCAGATCAAGGAGCGCATCGGCAAGCTCACCGAGGGGCTCCAGAAGAACGCGGACAACTACCGCGAAGTGGAGACCTCCCTGGAGGAGAGCTTCAGGCGCGCCGCTGCCGCGGGGAAGTGATCACGGTGGCACAGAATCCGTATGTGCACCTCGGGTGGAACCCGGTGCCGGGCCAGCCGGCGAGGTCGACAAGCTCCGCACCCAGCTCGTCAATTCGGCGAGCGCACTGCAGACGGCGTACCAGAAGATCGACAAGCTGCTCGGCGAGTCCAGCTTCTGGGAGGGCGACGCGGCCGTGGGCTTCCGCGAGGCCCTCGACGGCGATCTGCCGAAGTACATGAAGGACGCCCACAAGTCCCTGACCCAGGCCGCCGGTCACCTCGGCGCGTGGCACGGCGGCCTGACCAGCCGCATGGAGCTGGCGCACAAGTACGACATCGAGGCGGGCGACCACAAGGGCGACCTCAAGACGGCCAACTCGCGGCACGAGACGGCCAAGCAGGACCCGGACCTCAAGCTCGCGGGGCAGACCTTCGAAGAGGGCCCCGAGCTCCAGTCCGGCAGGCCCGCCTGAACGCGGCCCAGACCCGGCTCAACGACGCCGTCACCGCCGTCAACAACGCGCAGGGCGCCCTGGACGGGGTGATGCGCAAGGCGCGCGAGCTGGAGGGGACGCACGAGGACGAGGCGCGGGAGATCGCGAAGAAGCTCAAGGACGCCACGAAGGATCTGGCGCCCGAGGAGCCGGGGTGGCTGAGCAAGGCGCTCAGCTGGATCGGTGACAACCTCACGAACATCCTGAGTGTGCTGGCGGCGGTGGCGGGATTGCTGGCGCTGCTGTGCACCGGGCCGTTCGGGATCGCGATGCTGCTCGCCGCCGGTGCGCTGAGCCTGGCGACGATGGGCTCCCGGCTCGCCGACCCCAAGGTGCGGGCCTCGCTCGCGGACGGGTTCACCAAGGGCGAGTTCGACGCCGACTTCTGGGAGAACTCCGTGGGGCTCGTCGGTGACG containing:
- a CDS encoding DUF5701 family protein, with product MPDTSSNATTLPPLPPLATQAEHLISLGVHELAGLPADELRAFAQAAESGDGESGNSNALLAVHPDRVPASALAPLLRRDDKPGFVVVDMPDVDDFAPDTVELPDAPLYIVTGVDRGDRMANWSPEEALPALTKEDRTPLLLTEGIHWVLQQPAALERNRCFMTIGSRLRKANGTPDARTPAIWISNGTGRDGRERRDAPKVGWCWWGNRHTWLGFASATGRVRQGLSEGPSSPVNMPVSDGR
- a CDS encoding FG-GAP and VCBS repeat-containing protein — translated: MHKHHLRRPARLALATATAAALTGGLLTLATATSATAADSAQVPYADFNGDGIGDVVASAHGAYVSGHQGAGQIVVLYGTATGVSSAKRTTISQNTTGSPGTAEAGDGFGAESAYADFNGDGYDDLAVSAPWEKVGTDTNGGGVAVLWGSASGLTGKGVSVADPAPSSHDYWGKDLAAGDFDGDGKADLAVGNSSNTIHVFKGGFSSTGTPGGRYTIKPPIQNGSNDYPYGPMSLTAGDVNGDKRTDLIVDGYETQTDYGWNTNYYVPGTASGLSAGSAKALKPGIITAIGDINGDGYGDIVSGAGWDSTIEDGTPVPDAADGGKVNITYGSASGPAGTAGITQNSGNVPGTSEKGDGFGWELDLGDINGDGYQDLVVASPNEDINGAANTGQVTVLYGSANGIDTMAGVQGLAQSTAGVPGNDEKNDLFGADVKLDDVTGDGKADLVIGSYENAGNGGLTYLPSNGTKITTSGSRAVAPSTSGLSTSGSPAFGAVFAD
- a CDS encoding squamosa promoter-binding protein 15, whose amino-acid sequence is MSWVANVMISADGADQPHVEALSDWLRDEAPLRGQPDHSGVECRVWAGALNHCDLDALRQRVAESPWREPNIVQLLVMDQEESFFRLWMIRGGELRQFAPLEPSEKDAGFYLT
- a CDS encoding VOC family protein, whose protein sequence is MSSIKQFQVTFDCAEPERVARFWCEVLGYVVPPPPQGFATWGDFDRSLPPEDQGAWFACSDPSGVGPRLFFQRVPEGKVVKNRVHLDVRAGTGLVGEERLATLEAECTRLVALGAVRVRLLPADEDNESCIVMQDVEGNEFCLD